CGTCTTTGCCCCAAACTAAGCGGGATAAACGTCTTTGCGCGAGAATTACAATCAAAATATTAAGTGCAACTTTAAAGATAAATGGTATTAGATGCTTTGTTTTACAAGGGTATAAAAATACGTCCGAAATTGAAATAATTTATCCCATTAAAATAACATTATCGATTACGTGAATTACGCCGTTATCCGCTTCAATATCTGCTGCAATTACGGTGGCATTCTTAACTTCAAAATTATCAGTAAAATCGAGGGAAATAGGCGCACCTTCAACAGAAATAACTGACTCAAGTTTGGCTAAATCAGCTTTCATTAATTTACCAGAAACAACATGATAAGTTAAAATTCTTGCTAGTTGAGGCGGATTTTGCACTAAAGTTTGAACTGTACCAGGGGGAAGTTTAGCAAAGGCATCATCAGTGGGAGCAAAAACAGTGAAAGGGCCTGGAGTTTTCAAAGTTTCAACTAAGTTAGCTGCTGTTACGGCAGCAACTAATGTACTAAATCCTTCTGTGTTTACTGCAATATCAACAATATCGGGCATATTTATAAATGTTGTATGTCTATTGATTTTATCTTCGTTTATTTAGTCAATTGTATAGTATATTCACTTCAAAAAAATCAAAAATACCAGCTAAATATTAGTTTAATTATTGCTAATAATTTTAAATTAATACTATTTTAAATTATCTTCTAAGTCTGGCAATTTTATCTAATTACTGATGAAATTTGGGATACAACATCGCCTTAACAGGAGATTTCCCGATCAGATGTTGCTTAATTACGGTGTCAACTTCATCGGGGTGAACTTGCCAGTACCAAACTCGATCTGGTTCTATAACAACCATTGAACCATTTCCACACTGTCCTAGACAAGGAACAGAGATCAGTTCAACCCCTGGAGGTAAGTTTTGGGCAAAATTCTGCCATACAGTCTGCGCCTGGTATTTACGGCAGCTACGCCCGCGACAAACTACTACTTTTTTCCCAGATGTTGGAGATGATGGATTATGAGCGATCGCTGATAAATCTGTTTCTGATGTCATCACTACACAATTCAAGTAAATTAAAGTTTAATTTATGCTGCTAAATCTTAACTTTTTCAATGCCCTAGGGGGGCATCGAGGTTAAATGTGCTAGCTTAATTAGTAATAGGACTTGGACTTTAGTTTATCTCGGCAAAAGACGGCATATATCTCTTCTAAATCCGATTCACAAATTAATTCAATTTATCAAAGGAAGTAGCAAGTGGTTACAATCCCTCATCAATCAGCCTCTACAGTTCATGAGCATCATCATCATCATGAATCCGATCATAATCAAAACAATCGAGTAGCCGTATTATTAATGGGCTATGGCGAAGTAGAAAGTTATGCAGACTTTGCTAACTACAACGAACAGGCGCTCAATCTTTTGACGGCTAAATTTGCCCCCGTACCTACCTGGATTTATCCAGCGATCGCCAAATTATTAGCAATTTTTGACCTTCACGAATGGAGTCATCAGCACAATAATTTTATTTCCCCCCACAACGCCATCTTTGAAGAGCAAAGAGTAGGTATTGAAAAAGAACTTAAAGAAACCTGGGGTGAAAAGATAGCAGTCTTTAAAGCATTTAACTTCTGTGCGCCTCATTTACCCGAGCAGGTATTGGCTGAAATTAAAGAGCAAGGTTTTGAGAAGATTTTAATTTATCCTTTGCTAGTAGTTGATTCTATTTTCACTAGCGGTATTGCTGTCGAGCAGGTGAATAAAGCCTTGGCACAGCAAGCAGATGGAGATACTCATTGGTTAAAAAGTTCCCGTTACATTCCTTCCTTCTTCAACAAGCCAGAATATATTAATTTGATGGCGCAGATGGTGGAAGAAAAGATTGAAGCAGAGTTAGCTCAAGGGCATTTAGCTTCACAAATTGGGATCGTCTTAATGAATCATGGCTGTCCCCATAAAGCCAAAGGATTTACTTCAGGCATTGATGAAAGTCAAGCTATGTATGAATTGGTTAGAGAAAAACTAATTGATAAATATCCGCTTATTTCTGTCGGCTGGCTCAACCACGACACGCCTCTAATTGAGTGGACACAGCCCAACGCTAAGCTAGCTGCTCAAAATCTGATTGGGTTAGGAGCAACTTCGATTGTGATGATGCCCATTGGTTTTGCGACTGAAAACCACGAAACTCTACTAGATGTAGATCATATTATCCATAGTCTTCAGCACAAGCATTCTGACGTTACTTTTATTCAGATGCCCTGCGTCAATAGCCATCCTGAATTTATGCACATGGCAGCGGAGTGGGCAAATCCTCAGATTGAAGCTTTATTAGGGGAATCTGGTAATACGGTAAATCCTCAGCTAGCTAAAACCCAAGCTACTCATCACCATCATCATCACTAAACGTTCTGTGTGAATTAAGCTTTTAGCTTTTAGCTTTTAGCTTTTAATTAAATAAAATAATTAATAACTATCAATTTCACTATGTCCTCAAAGGCGATCGCCATCAGCCGACGCTTTTATTTCTGCACGGTTTTATGGGAGACTGTCATGATTTTGATCGGGTTATTAATAACTTGTCAGGGTTTTGCTGTCTAGCTGTAGATTTACCTGGTCATGGTCAGACTATAGTAGAAGAGGATAGCGATTATCAGATGCCGAATGTTGCTCAAGCACTAATTAACTTATTAGTCGAGTTAAACATCAAGCAATGTATTCTAGTGGGTTATTCGATGGGAGGCAGAATTGCTCTTTATCTAGCTATTTATTTTCCTCAGTATTTTCCAGGAGTAATCTTAGAATCTGCTTCCCCAGGATTATCTAGTCAGTTAGAGCGCGATCGCCGTAGAGCAAAAGATTCAAAGCTGGCAGAGCAACTAGAGTCATCAGATTTTGATTTTGCTAATTTTCTCCAACAATGGTACAGCAACCCGTTATTTGCATCCTTGAGAAAGCATCCTCATTATCCCCAGGCGATCGCCAGAAGATTGTGTAACGATCCTAATCAGCTAGCCAAGTCCTTACGCTCGATCGGTTTAGGGACACAGCCTACACTATGGAAAAGTCTTCCAGAGATACAGATTCCCCTGCTACTGATTGTGGGAGAGTTAGATCCCAAATTTATCAAGATTAACCAAGTAATGGCTAATTGTTGTCCGCAGGCTAGTTTGTACAGGATCGATAATACTGGACACAATGTTCATTTTGAAGCTCCTTTGCAGTTCAGTAAACTGCTTAAATATTTTGCTACCAATTTGTCATTAACAGTAGACTTTAATTAATAGATTAACTATCAGCAAACAAACCAAGTTGCTGATACTCGATATTAAAAAACGTCTAGTGTGAATTAAAAATTAGAGTGATTTAGCTATAAGCTATAAGCTCTCTAGTTGTATCTAAACCAAGCAATAGAAATGGGAGTTTTTTGACTTTGGTTGTAGCTCAAATCAGTTAATTTACGATATCTGTTCTTTTCTTCCAAAGGCTAAAAGCTAAAAGCTAGTTAATTTGAACGAAGCTGATTCACACTAAACGTATCTAATCAAATGACTCAATCTTGATTAAATAGCTAATTATGAGCGTTTTGTGTTTATTTTGCGCTAATTTTGCTTGCATTGTACAGAAGATTTTTTGACTCAAATAAGTTAAGATTCTCAGTAGTAACACATAAATATAACAGTAACAAATATATCTCTATTCTTGAGCAGTGCCGATCCCTTGATAACTAGTTCAAGTGTTTTGCTCACTAAGGTAGAAAAAACATTTAACAAGATCAATAATATTAATAATCTATAATGAGTATTCAACCATCACTATCGTTGACGGAAATATCGGCTAATGGTTCGGCAGCCAAAACAATTTTGACCGAATTGTTTAGTAATTTGCGCGATGTTAAGACAGAAGAAGATATTCTACAAGCTGGAGTTAGCATTGTTCGTCAAGCTCTCAAATGCGATCGCGCTGTTGTCTATAGTATGCAAGCAGAATCCTACTGTAAAATCGTCGCCGAAGCAGTAACTCCTGGCTATACGCAAATTTTGGGTAGGACAATTAAAGATCCTTGCTTTGAGGCGGGCTATATTGAAAAGTATAGTAAAGGTCGAGTGCGGGCAATTACTGATATTCATAAATCGGGAATCAATCCTTGTCATATTGAAAACCTGGAAAAAATTGAGGTTAAATCGAATTTGGTGGTGCCAATTGTCCGTCAGGATAACTCCTTATATGGATTATTGGTCATGCATCAATGTTCGAGAAGTAGAGAGTGGCAACAGTCGGAGGTAGAGTTTGTTCTTCATGTGTCTGGTTGGCTGATTGAAGAACTTGCTAAACATGAGTATTATTCGGCTTTAGAATTGCAGGTAAAAAATGCTAAGGAAGCTCGACAGCTAGTTACCACCGCAACACAACAAATTCATCGAGCCGTAAATAGTCAGGAAGCTTTACAGTTTGGGGTATTGCAAGCCAAGGAAATAATTAATTGCGATCGCGTTGTAATCTATGGATTGCAAGAGGGAAATATGGGTAAAATTGTCGCCGAAGCTACTGCTCCTGCTTTAGCACCGATTTTAGGCAATGTAATTAAAGATCCCTGTTTTGAATACCGTTACTCAGAGCAATACGAGAGTGGGCGAGTTCGGGCAACACCTAACGTTTTTGAAGCTGGCCTGAGCGAATGCTACATTGATAGTCTTGCTAAAATAGGCGTCAGATCTAATTTGGTTGCAGGGATCAATTGGGACAACGGTAAGATTTTTGGTTTATTAGTAGCTCATCAATGCTTCGATTTTAAAGATTGGCAGCCAGACGAAATTGAAAACTTTAAAGAGATCGCTTTCCATACTGGATTGTCTCTGTCAAAAGCGATCGTCAAAGAGCGCACTTATACAATTGAAACAGGGCTACATCAGCTAAGTCACGTCAAGGATACAGTTAATTTGGCGAAATCCAAGATCGAGCAGATTAAGCAGCCAATGCAGGATACTGGCAAAATTTTAGTTGAAATCAACAATCTTAATAAGCTGCTAGAACGAGAAATCGATCAGATTAATCAAAATGGCTTAGCGCAGACGAAAAAAGATACTAAGTTAATTCAGATTATTGCCCGCAAATTAATTTCAATCACCTCGAAAATTAAAAACTCTCTAACTACAGTTAATACTAGTAGTAATGAAGCAAAACTATTTCTAGATGAGGCGAGCGCTTATATTGATGGGAATCAATCTGAATTTGATTGATTTTTAGTGATTTAAAACTAGAGAATTATTTGGTGTTGTCTATAATCGCGATCGCTTTAAATTTAAAGCGATTAAAGATCTGGAGCAAACGGATTAAAAACAAGATGGCGGCGATCGCTAAGCCCAGAGACTGTCCAATCCATAAACCCTTTCCTCCCATACCGTAGTTAAAGCCCAAAATATAGCCTGTAGTTAAGCCAATCCCCCAAAAAGCAGGAATACTCAGTAGCACGGGAATCTGTGTGTCCTGGAGTCCCTGGAGTGCGCCATAAATAATTTTTTGCATCCCGTCGAGGATTAGTGCCACCACACCGATAGTCAGCATCGGCACAGCCATTGTAATTACGGCTAAATTAGCAGGATCTCTGAGGTCAAGATAGAGTCCGATAACTAATTGGGGAAAAATACAGATGGCGATCGCGATTATTAGATTAAATATCAATCCTAAGATAATACTGAGAGCAGTAGCTCGTTGAATACCAACCAGGTCATTTTTGCCTAAAGCTTGACCGACTCTGATGGTTGTAGCGTAAGAGATGCCCAAAGGAATCATAAAGATAATTACGATAGTTTGCAGTACTATTTGATGAGCAGCCAAAGTCTCTGTACCCAATGCACCCATAAGATAAGTAACCACGGCAAATAATCCTGACTCCAAGGCAATAAAAATGCCAATCGGTGTGCCAAGACGAATCAGCTTGAGGAAGATAACTGACTGAAATTGACCCAACTGAGCAAAAAGACGGTAGGTTTTAAGTCGTGGATGTCGGAGCAGATAGACTACCAGAGCCAAAAACATGAGCCAAAGGGTAATTACGCTGGCGATCGCTAAACCTGCAATTTCTAAGCGGGGAAAACCAAACTTACCAAAAGCAAGTACATAGTTGCCCACAATATTACAGATCGTCCCCCCCATTACAATTAGCATCAAGGGACGAGCATGAGATAAACCAGAGGCAACTCCTCGCAAGAGCATAAATCCCAAAATAGGAAAGCACCCCCAAGCCATGATGTCCAGATAAGTATCAGCCAGGGCAATGGTGACAGGATCTTGCCCCATGGCTAGTAATAGACGGTCTAGATTGGCAATAATTATGGCGAGGGGCATGGTTAAAATTATTACGAGATAAAATCCTTGGCTAGTAATGGTCGCAACTCGATGCTTTTTCTGCGCACCATCAGCCTCAGCAATTAGAGGCGTTACAGCCATGATTACTGCACCAACTACACTAGTTAAAGTCATAAAGGTAATGCTGGCAAGCCCTCCCGCAGCAAGGGTTGTCGCTCCTAAACGACCCATCATTAAAGTATCGACAAAACCGATGAGAGACTGAGCCACTTGGGCGCTAGCCAGAGGAATTACTAACTGGAGTAGTTTTTTGCTCTCCTGATAAATTGGACTGGTTTTTAAAGTCAAAAACAAAACTACGTTATTTAAAAATTCCCTGATATTTAAACTTATCTATAGACATAATCTATCGTGTTTATCGTATTCATTGTATTTTCTGAAACCACCTAAAAAAACTATAATAATCAGGCAAGATTTAACGATGCTGGAGAAACTCTTATGGCGCGGATGTATTACGACGAGGATGCTAACCTAGATCTCTTAAAAGATAAAACGGTAGCAATTATCGGTTATGGTTCTCAAGGACATGCTCACGCACTCAACTTAAAAGATAGCGGTGTTAATGTCATTGTAGGTTTATATCCTGGCAGTAAATCGAAAGCTACGGCAGAAGCAGACGGATTGAAAGTTCATCCTGTAGAAGATGCAGCTAAAGCAGCAGATCTAATTATGATTCTGCTACCAGATGAAGTCCAAAAACAAGTTTATACCGAACAGATTGCCCCACACCTTAGTGATGGTAAAATCTTAGCCTTTGCTCACGGGTTTAATATTCACTTCGGACAAATTGTCCCTCCTCAAGGTGTAGACGTAATGATGGTTGCGCCTAAAGGGCCAGGACATCTAGTTAGACGTACCTATACTCAAGGACAGGGTGTACCTTGCTTATTTGCAGTCTATCAAGACGCTACAGGTCAGGCACGCGATCGCGCTATGGCTTATGCTAAAGGTGTCGGTGGTACTAGAGCAGGAATTTTAGAAACTTCCTTTAGAGAAGAAACTGAAACTGATTTATTTGGTGAACAAGCGGTACTTTGTGGCGGTCTCAGCGCCTTAATCAAGACAGGTTTTGAAACTTTGGTCGAAGCTGGTTATCAGCCTGAATTAGCTTATTTTGAATGTCTACATGAAGTTAAGCTGATCGTCGATTTAATCGTGGAAGGCGGGTTGGCTAAAATGCGTGATAGTATTTCCACTACAGCAGAATACGGCGACTATACTCGCGGCCCTAGAATCGTCAATGAACAAACCCGCGCTGAAATGCGTAAAATTCTGCGAGAAATTCAACAAGGAGATTTCGCCCGCGACTTTATTTTAGAAAATCAAGCAGGTAAACCAGGATTTACGGCAACTCGTCGCTTAGAAGCAGAACATCCAATTGAAGAAGTGGGTAAAGATGTTCGCGCTCACTTTAGCTGGTTGAAAAATAATTAAGCTGAATTTTAGTTTGGTTTAGACTGATTAGTTATTAACATTAGGAGAGTTAGCTCTCCTTTTTTTGTATCATCCACAGATAAAAAGTTATGAGCAAAGAAAGTTTCGGACTAGATAATCGGCTATATGAATACTTACTTTCAGTATCCCTAAGAGAAGATGAGGTACTAGCTCAATTACGTCAGGAAACTAGCCAACACAGCGCTAGTATTATGCAAATAGCCCCCGATCAGGGACAGTTTATGGCGTTGCTAGTCAAACTGTTAGGAGCTAAGAAAACTCTAGATATTGGCGTGTTTACAGGCTATAGCTCTTTAGTGGTGGCGCTGGCGTTACCTGAATCGGGAACAGTAATAGCTTGCGATCGCGATCCTCAATGTACCGAGATTGCTCGTCGCTATTGGGAATTAGCAGGAGTAGCCCACAAGATCGATCTGCGTTTAGCACCCGCATTAGAGACCTTAGATCGGTTAATTGCCAATGGTGAAGCCGGTAGTTTTGACTTTGCCTTTATTGACGCTGATAAATCTAACTACTCTAACTATTATGAACGGGCTTTAACTCTGTTGCGTCCTGGAGGAATAGTGGCGATCGATAATGTCCTTTGGTTTGGTAGC
The genomic region above belongs to Pleurocapsa minor HA4230-MV1 and contains:
- a CDS encoding class I SAM-dependent methyltransferase; this translates as MSKESFGLDNRLYEYLLSVSLREDEVLAQLRQETSQHSASIMQIAPDQGQFMALLVKLLGAKKTLDIGVFTGYSSLVVALALPESGTVIACDRDPQCTEIARRYWELAGVAHKIDLRLAPALETLDRLIANGEAGSFDFAFIDADKSNYSNYYERALTLLRPGGIVAIDNVLWFGSVVDPKDTDKRTVAIREFNQKLHQDNRVEISMLAMADGLTLALKQ
- a CDS encoding GAF domain-containing protein, translated to MSIQPSLSLTEISANGSAAKTILTELFSNLRDVKTEEDILQAGVSIVRQALKCDRAVVYSMQAESYCKIVAEAVTPGYTQILGRTIKDPCFEAGYIEKYSKGRVRAITDIHKSGINPCHIENLEKIEVKSNLVVPIVRQDNSLYGLLVMHQCSRSREWQQSEVEFVLHVSGWLIEELAKHEYYSALELQVKNAKEARQLVTTATQQIHRAVNSQEALQFGVLQAKEIINCDRVVIYGLQEGNMGKIVAEATAPALAPILGNVIKDPCFEYRYSEQYESGRVRATPNVFEAGLSECYIDSLAKIGVRSNLVAGINWDNGKIFGLLVAHQCFDFKDWQPDEIENFKEIAFHTGLSLSKAIVKERTYTIETGLHQLSHVKDTVNLAKSKIEQIKQPMQDTGKILVEINNLNKLLEREIDQINQNGLAQTKKDTKLIQIIARKLISITSKIKNSLTTVNTSSNEAKLFLDEASAYIDGNQSEFD
- a CDS encoding MATE family efflux transporter translates to MTLKTSPIYQESKKLLQLVIPLASAQVAQSLIGFVDTLMMGRLGATTLAAGGLASITFMTLTSVVGAVIMAVTPLIAEADGAQKKHRVATITSQGFYLVIILTMPLAIIIANLDRLLLAMGQDPVTIALADTYLDIMAWGCFPILGFMLLRGVASGLSHARPLMLIVMGGTICNIVGNYVLAFGKFGFPRLEIAGLAIASVITLWLMFLALVVYLLRHPRLKTYRLFAQLGQFQSVIFLKLIRLGTPIGIFIALESGLFAVVTYLMGALGTETLAAHQIVLQTIVIIFMIPLGISYATTIRVGQALGKNDLVGIQRATALSIILGLIFNLIIAIAICIFPQLVIGLYLDLRDPANLAVITMAVPMLTIGVVALILDGMQKIIYGALQGLQDTQIPVLLSIPAFWGIGLTTGYILGFNYGMGGKGLWIGQSLGLAIAAILFLIRLLQIFNRFKFKAIAIIDNTK
- a CDS encoding (2Fe-2S) ferredoxin domain-containing protein — encoded protein: MTSETDLSAIAHNPSSPTSGKKVVVCRGRSCRKYQAQTVWQNFAQNLPPGVELISVPCLGQCGNGSMVVIEPDRVWYWQVHPDEVDTVIKQHLIGKSPVKAMLYPKFHQ
- a CDS encoding ferrochelatase, producing the protein MVTIPHQSASTVHEHHHHHESDHNQNNRVAVLLMGYGEVESYADFANYNEQALNLLTAKFAPVPTWIYPAIAKLLAIFDLHEWSHQHNNFISPHNAIFEEQRVGIEKELKETWGEKIAVFKAFNFCAPHLPEQVLAEIKEQGFEKILIYPLLVVDSIFTSGIAVEQVNKALAQQADGDTHWLKSSRYIPSFFNKPEYINLMAQMVEEKIEAELAQGHLASQIGIVLMNHGCPHKAKGFTSGIDESQAMYELVREKLIDKYPLISVGWLNHDTPLIEWTQPNAKLAAQNLIGLGATSIVMMPIGFATENHETLLDVDHIIHSLQHKHSDVTFIQMPCVNSHPEFMHMAAEWANPQIEALLGESGNTVNPQLAKTQATHHHHHH
- the ilvC gene encoding ketol-acid reductoisomerase; this encodes MARMYYDEDANLDLLKDKTVAIIGYGSQGHAHALNLKDSGVNVIVGLYPGSKSKATAEADGLKVHPVEDAAKAADLIMILLPDEVQKQVYTEQIAPHLSDGKILAFAHGFNIHFGQIVPPQGVDVMMVAPKGPGHLVRRTYTQGQGVPCLFAVYQDATGQARDRAMAYAKGVGGTRAGILETSFREETETDLFGEQAVLCGGLSALIKTGFETLVEAGYQPELAYFECLHEVKLIVDLIVEGGLAKMRDSISTTAEYGDYTRGPRIVNEQTRAEMRKILREIQQGDFARDFILENQAGKPGFTATRRLEAEHPIEEVGKDVRAHFSWLKNN
- the menH gene encoding 2-succinyl-6-hydroxy-2,4-cyclohexadiene-1-carboxylate synthase: MGDCHDFDRVINNLSGFCCLAVDLPGHGQTIVEEDSDYQMPNVAQALINLLVELNIKQCILVGYSMGGRIALYLAIYFPQYFPGVILESASPGLSSQLERDRRRAKDSKLAEQLESSDFDFANFLQQWYSNPLFASLRKHPHYPQAIARRLCNDPNQLAKSLRSIGLGTQPTLWKSLPEIQIPLLLIVGELDPKFIKINQVMANCCPQASLYRIDNTGHNVHFEAPLQFSKLLKYFATNLSLTVDFN
- a CDS encoding fasciclin domain-containing protein; the protein is MPDIVDIAVNTEGFSTLVAAVTAANLVETLKTPGPFTVFAPTDDAFAKLPPGTVQTLVQNPPQLARILTYHVVSGKLMKADLAKLESVISVEGAPISLDFTDNFEVKNATVIAADIEADNGVIHVIDNVILMG